The genomic stretch CCATCCAGAACTGGACAGACAGGAGGGAATCTGCCATGTGCATGGGATGAGTACCAGGACCATGGACAGATTCAGATCAGTTTGTTCTGTTCTATTCATCATATTCCTTTTTTTGGATCTAGTTTGTATAATAcctcactgtaaaccctaactctcaaaataattaattggtttgagtagggcaaactTTAGAacgttctttttcttttgagtttatGAAACTGACACAgtttaagtaatctgaattgctttgttttgagtttttgaacttgtttcttttaatttagagaaacttaaatttacctgaaactgggctgggatttctatttcctagcatgctttgccatgacactcgaaagggagaataaatgctaaaattaagtgttatatattgtgtattttttgtggaagattaatgttaaatggtggatttagtagtgtttaatgctttgcTATCCCAATTCAGAGAAGTTTCTGTTATGCGTTTTTTGGGGgtttaccatcatggtgacgagTGGAGCATGGGCTTAGTTTGAGAATTTGAATTTGATAGCATTTGTTGAATTAGCTAGTTGTTGCTAGCTAAATTTccactactaaaaatataatttaaaatgttagtgCCTCTTGGGCAGTGCACCGACATATAGCACCATTGCACTTCAGgtgacccgggttcgagtcccggctcgcggacctttcccgatcccgcCCCCTCTTTCTTTCccacttcgcttcctgtctGCTTATATAAGTTAAGATTACaagataattttaagtttaatgtatgaattatttataaatttcaaGTAGTACAAAGTACAAAAttgaaatctgccagttctgcttacctaaactttgaatttcttaactaaAAATTTTGATGCAACTGATTACcacaaattttttgagttttgccaacttattcaggtttacagtgctCCTGTGCTACAAAAAGATGCTCTGTATGGTTTAACAAATAGATTAATAGATAGATATGATTTGGTTGGcctgaaattacattttaaacaggcAAAATCAAgaattgattatatatatatatatatatatatatatatatatatagatagatagatagaaagatagatagaaagaattATATAAAATCACATTATCATTCTCATTAATCCATAAATCTCATTAATTAACCAAAAAACCTTACAGTTACCAATAATCTTTTACATGTCTCTTGGTAAGTGCTTCGCCCTTCAAGAGAGAGACTCTGTCTAACAAACAGcgcttttaaaacatttcaactCAGTTACTCTGCAAGTATGCTGAAAGAAACTGAAGCCAGAAGAGAATGCACTCTGCCATTAGGTCCATTTGGCGAGATTGGCACATTGATATTGTGCAGATCCAAGAGCACCAGAATTTGGAGAAGTGATTGATCACTCGAGGCACTGCAGGGATAATTGTATTTCACTTGAGTTGTGAGCCACACATAGCCAACACAAACGGGAAAGAAAACAACAGAGAGCAGGCAACTACTTTCTTTCTGCCTCTTCCAGAAATCCTGATGCTGACAGATGGCTACTTCAAATGTATTTAAGGACCTGACCCTCTACCTTCTAATATCAGCAGCCATTTCCTTTTACTGAAGGACTAATGAAGGACTTTTatgtcaaataataataaataaatattgtttaaaattttatttagcatCAGTTTGTAATTACCAGAAACATATACAAACAGTAGGCTATGTGATCCTTTAGGGGAGTGAAGGATTCAATTaagaatataatttatataaaaatttccatttccattccattaaaaatgctaatttcaTGATAATCTGGTATTTGTCACtagaataaaattataattaatgctATTTTTGACAGTTTATTCTTCCCTCATTttaacttacagaaaaaaacagcctCAGGAAATCAAAGACCCATCTGCCATTTATGAAGCAAACCACATAAACCATTTAAGTACAAGCAATTGAGTTTAGCAACACTATTTGTTTTTGCCACCCATATTAAATAGCAAATCCATTGAGTTATGAGAGGTTCCCtacagtcatttttttatgaCAAGCAATTAAAAATGGTATATATCATAGTTATCTGTggtatgagattaaaaaaaaaactaaattaaatcaaatgaaGTCAAGTGAGATGAACGGAGAGCAAACAACTGCAAGCAAGAGGACATGGAAGAATTGAACTGCCTTTATGTGAATCACAGAACATTGTGGTTAAACATTTTGAGTGCAGACTGGGCCCCAACAAATGGTCCTTTTCACACAAAGAGCGAAATAAATAAGCACCAGGCTAAAGAAAACGCAAATGTATACCTGTACAATAGAAGGTGCGACACGAGCACACCTTTTAGTTGTGGTTTCTTTCCCAATATCAGAAGAACAGGACACAAGAAGAacaattttgttaataaaaataaataatgaaacaaacatgatgTTTACAGCAGGAAAGACACTGATAAATATGGTTACATTAAATCCATAAAGAGAGTTAGAATTCGTTACAGACATTTTTTGCGccctctatttttttttttttcctgtataaATCACTGCTTATTGAACCATGCctgtaaatcatttttaaaaagtcctGCATTAATATCTAATTGGgatttaaccaatgaaataaTGAGATTTTCCAGTAAAACCTTATTGTGCATCAAAGTTTTACATCTCTCATTCACAGAATTCTTCATTTTTCCCCTTACAACCGATGAATGATGTGTTTCGTTTGCAACGAGCCCCATATAAAGCTCATGAATGGGAGGGAAGGGAGGAGGCGAGAAAAATAATGGTGTGTTTTACAAGACCACAGGACTACTAGCTGTTTCGAAATAAGGGACAAACATATTAAGGGAATTTGTCCTGGAGAGACAAGCCTTTACACAAAACCCTGTGCTTTATTAGCATCATTCCGTAGTTAGcttgttaattaaaaaatcaTTCTCAGTATCCAGACCCAGCAGGATCTGAAACAGAATAGGTCTCTCCCAGGTGCTATAGAGAGCAAGTGATGCAGTCACATTGAAGAATCAAAGGTCTCTGTGAACCAGAGTTAATTTGAATTCTTCCACCCTTGTTcagttttttattcatttttaaaagcgGTGTAGGATTCTGAAGCTTAATGGCTTCGCCTTCCCACAGTCGGACAATAAAAAGAGGGGTGGAAACAAAGCAGAGCAGAGGTATCTCCCCTCCTACTCGATTTATCCCGTGATTCACTCAGTAACAGTGTCCTAGTGGGCAGGAACGTCAGATTTTTAATGCAGATTTAAGACACATTCAAGTGTGAAGTAAAAAAGGGGTCTCCAGTAGGGTCCCCAGGGGCCACAGGAGGTGTTTAATGGCACGCAATGACCCAAACGGCCGGGCTTGTTATGGTCTCTCCACTGGAGCTCCGGGCTTTCACAGAACCAGCATTGTTGGCACGGCACTGCAGACACTCCACACAAAACACAGAGGTGACAGGGCTGTTCCCCCAGTGTGCTTCATGTACTGAATGAAATCACTATAATGAAATCAAGCAAAGGCACTCACAAATATTCAAAACCCTTTCAAATGGCCTTTCAGATTTATGCATTTGcacttttttataatattacttttttgatcAAGAAGGAAAATTAACATTAtgcattttatctttttttttagactGCATAATTCAACTTTCAGTTTTCCTTTCCCTCATTTTCATGAggaatctgttttttttttaattgtaccAGATGAGTAACATGAGCTCTTATGCTTGCATTCTTATAACATGTCAACTTTGTTGTCATCGCCAAGACATAAATGGCTGTGGATGTATACAACAAGATTTAATGCCATGTTGAATACAACATAAACCTTTCATTTTGGCAAgactatattaaattactttaGAAAGTAAATTAGAACAAATGTTTCACTGTTATGATGATTGCTTGGTGTAATGACCCTTTTGGTGTGTAAAATGAGTAACTTTAAATTTGGGTCATTGCAAGCAAATAAAAAAGGcctatatgaaaaatataaaccataatctttttttttttatcaggctTTTACAAAATGCATGACAGCAGCAGTCtggttttataaaataaaagaatccattttaaaactatttatgaatgaaaaaaaaaagcttctttGGGTatttcgtaaaaaaaaaaaaaaaaacagcacaacaaCTAGCAATTTccaatgtattaaaaaaaaaataaaaaagctgtgAATGTGCATGTTTGCTGGATTGTCCTCTTGTTGGCCTCCCGCTGGATCGGGTGTAATGTAGCAGCAGCTCCCGTTGGCTGGTGGGCGGATACGTCAGCACCTCACTCCGCTTATGCCTGCTCCCGTGGATTGTGGCGGTCAGAAGAAATAAGTGATGTATCACAGGTTATGCACGAGACTGATAGAACTTCTGAAACCACTTCCTCTCTGTACTGCGTTAAAAAGCTTGAAAAGCAGCTGCTCTCCAAACCGCATCATTGGAAAACGTCATTCATACTGGAATCCTAAAGTATGTTTTAATATGTGCTAgcgcgttttttttttttatctacacGACATTCAATCGTCTGGAAACCTTTTTCTGTCTTTGCAACATGacttttaaatgtgtctttttgACGCACCTGATACTGCTTTGGGTTGGATCTGGCGCATCTGAAGCTGTTTGGAGAAGTGCGCGCGACAGCACGACAGACGCGCTCGTGGCCACAGATGCGCTCTCGCAGCATATGTTTAAACTGTATGAGAAGTACAACATTGAACCTAACCGACTCAAAGAGGGAAATACTGTAAGAAGTTTTAAAGCAAAACCTGGTAAGTatgtaaaaaagaaatgtatgaTGCAAACGCCATGCTGCCACTAGCGacgttttaaagctatatatatatatatataaaatttggaTTATTAAGATTAGCTTAATTGTATCTTCTAAATGGcttgatttttgttttcaaaatgaCATAAGTCTTTTGAAGAACTTAAGAATTACGCTATTTAATGACTTTCTTGGGGAATTTGGAGTAATTCCTGTCAGTAATTTTCGGCTCTTTTGAGGTTTGTCTCGTGCAACACAAATGTCTTGTTACACCCCTATCacattgtgatatatatatttgtacCGTCTAAATCTATAGTCAAGTGATAAATAATGACTCTAGGATATTCTTTGCAGATGTACCATGCGATATCGTAACTGTTGCGGAACCACCGCAGACGATCGCCACGTTTTGTGAACTTTTGTTGTTAATGAAACGTTgtttgaaaacagctgtttaaacctcaacattaaaataacatttgttaCACTCTCACGaaacagtctttttttcctGCAGTCTGCTAAAGCATTTAATCAGTGGCGATTAAAAGACTGACATTGTTGCAGGTTCTAACTCTTAAGGGAACCTAAATAAACATTTCCATATGTCTGCTCTTGGAGTAACATGTCTCCTCACTTCCTTGTGCTTTCTTCAACCCCATACACAGAACAAAAAGCCTGTTGTTTGAGcccatattcataattaatatgTAACTCAGCGGTTTCTCTCGTATCTTTGCAGAGAATGTGGAGCAGAGGGCCTCGTACTGGCTGAATCTTACTTCCCTTCAGGGGTCCGAGGTGATTCTCACATCTACGTTTCACTTCTTTTTTGACAAACGGCCACGCCAGAGGTCCTGGTTCTGCAAGCGCTTCAAGAACCCCTCTTGTCGCATGCCGAACTTCCATCTGCTACCTTCTGTCCGTCTTCTTTTCCGGTCTCCCTCCTTCAGCTCAGCCCCAGGATCACTGCTCGGAAACATCACCGTAGTTCCTCACAGACGTGGGACCTGGCAGAGCAAGGATGTGTCTGTCATTATAAAGGAGGCCCGAGATAAGAATCACCTTTTGATCACTGTGGAGTTTGACTATGGAGAGCAGTATCAAAGGTTTCAGGACCAGCTCTCACCTTCCAGCCTTCCATACTTGCTGGTTTATGCTAATGACCTGGCCATTTCAGAGCCCAACAGTGTGGCTGTGAGCCTACAGAGATATGACCCTTTCATTGCAGACCAGCAGCCAACTCAATCTCCAGACTCCTCACCTGACATACGTGTGAAGCGGGAACTGGAATTAGACTTCTCTGATCCCATTGAGAACAACGAGCTCCCGGAGGTGGAGTACAACAGCTTCAAACAGCACGATATGTGGGAAAGTGCTTACTTTGCGCTCAAGCCAAAGCCTTTTAAAAAAGAACGTCGGAGGAAAGGCCAGGAGCACACTGATGGATTCGGCAAGTCTCAGGTTCTCCGGTTTGATGAGAAAACCATGAAGAAGGCCCGGAGGAGACAGTGGAAAGAACCTCGCAGCTGTTCCAGGAGGTACCTGAAGGTGGACTTTGCAGATATCGGCTGGAACGAATGGATCTTGTCTCCCAAGTCCTTCGATGCCTTCTACTGCGCAGGAACGTGTGAATTCCCCATTCCAAAGGTCAGAGAACCTCACGCCGAGAATCCGCGAATGTGAATCGTTTAGACatgttgaaatatttaaaaatgactatggTTAATACAGCCTCTCTAGCCAGAGATTTTAAACAAAGAATCCCTTCAGAAAATGTTTCGGTTCCAGCACAACTAAAGCACACCATCTTTATGTGCAATTACAGTCAAATAGTTGTACGCTTAATGGGGGTTTTAAGCACATTTTGGacacattttcttttgaaatgagCCAGTTTTAAAGTTCCTCTGTTCTGAATAATAGAAGGGTGTTGTAAGATATAATTTCCTCTGCTCCAATGaagaaagcaaaacaaaagttGCCTATCTAAACGCTACCATACCTCATTATCCTCTCTTTTCTGCCCTTTTTCAGGTGGTCCGCCCCTCCAACCATGCAACCATCCAGAGTATAGTCAAGGCCGTTGGGATAATTCCAGGTATCCCAGAGCCCTGCTGCGTCCCCGAGAAGATGAAACCACTCAGTGTACtatttctggatgagagcaaaAACATTGTATTGAAGATCTACCCCAACATGTCTGTGGAGACGTGCGCTTGTAGATAGACTTGCTGCTCAAAGGGAACAAAGACAAATGGGCATTGTTGTGGTTTTGAATTTACCTTGAAGAGGCATATTGTCTTTAGCTTGCACTCGTTAGAAAGTGCACACATTTTTAAGGACTGCatttcatcttttataaatgctCATCTGTGATATTTTCATTTCCTCTGTTTATTGTCgtaaacatttttcattgtaCTAGATGAGTAACATGAGCACTTACTCTTACACTTATTGCTTAAATTGTCAGCTTTGTAAGCTCTATGACATAAATGGCTGATGGATTTATGCTTGTAGATTACTGGATATACAGTAAGGTTTTATAGCATACTGAATATAACATAAACCCTTTCCTTTGGCAGAACTGTTGAATTACATTGGAAAGTAAATTAGAATAAAGAATTATTCTATTATTGAGACAAATGTTGGATGTAGTGGCAGGTTAAGTTAACGCCTTGgtgtatattaaaaatgtaagtgTAATTTGATATTTGGATCATCTAAAATCATAAATGATGATGTAGCCTACATGTGAAAAATGTGAACCCTTTAAGCATTTATATCAAACAGTTAGCATGACTGCAAAGCAGTCTCACAGTAATTAATCTgaacttttatatataaaagttaGTTCTGTTAGAAAACTAAGaagcaaaattttaacaattacattttaaaaatggctAATCGCTAAGGTCACTGATAGCTAGTGCTGACTAGTTTTTCCTGTGCATTTGTTTTACTTTAAGAGAAGTTCCTTTTTCCTCATTCAGACATGTTTGAGGATCTTGGTGTGGTGCCATATTCAAGGCATATTTGGGCCAAATGTGTCAGTGTGTATAAACAATTGTTCATTTGGattcaatatattatattttagagaatgtatttttgtaaatgtgtgtgttaaaTTATGACAACTAGCCTTATAAgtagaataaaatatatgttaaaCCATCAATGTGTATTTTCTGctgcataaatgcattttttctgcATTAAATGTGTTCCTATTCTTTACTAAACTAAGAAAActactaaaattattttttttaattttattgactAGACAAGAAGACTGTCTAGTCAACTAGATTTGACATCAGAAACCTGCTTGGTACATTATTTCTTCACCTGGACATCAAAGACATCTCTAACCCCCAGTTCCCACCTTCAACCCACTTCAAGAGCATCAGGTCTCAAAGTGCAGGAAGTTCCAACTCTTACTTCAACAGATGATGTCACTCGGCTCAAACTAATTTGATGTAAACCCTTTTAATCCCACTAGCCCATGAATGAAAACGAGAAGCGTGTTCTCACAAAACAGAACCCAATTACTGTCTGCTGTGTCTTTCCTTCGCATAACAATGTGTGTTGAATGGCTTCTCTGTGCAGTGTGAAGAGAGACAACACTTGAAGACGAAGTTGTGTAGGTTGAAGGGATGTGAATGTGTTTGCTGCTtttatattactgtttatacaaaaacattaacaaatgatttttatgttaaaattaaattattataattaatacaattattttgctgaaaataaaaagttaaaaccAGCCAAGTTTGatggtcttagctggtttaaacTAGTCTCCCAGCCTTACCAGCTTACAGTACAAACCCCCAAAACCACATGGCGAGGTTGTAAGACCAGTAGATTTATCAACCTTTGACTAATTCATTAACAGAAATTCGGTGGCAACAAACTAACGAGGTGGTAAATATATGGTGTCCAATGTaatcaaaagttgttttcacATCTCATGATTTGACAGTGTCAAATTGTAATTGTCTCCCACAGAGACCATAAAATAACAGAAGAATGTGAGAATGTAATGCCAACATCCACAAAAGCTACACTGAGGCTAACTATCCGGTGAATCCCCTTTAGGCAATGTTTTGTTTCCTGGGGAtcactttaatatttaaatcagttgtATAGGACACCAGAGGATTCAGCAAAATGTAAATACTCAACAGTTACTGAAAACCAAAGTCAATATTTAGTTTTCCAAATGAGGCCTGATCGATTAATGGCAGCGATGAAAGATGCTCTTTAGAGCGAACAGAGGATTTTCTGTGTATGAAATGACTCTCTCCTCAAGTGATTACCGTCAGGAGCGACCGCTGGGCTTCTAATTGCACCGATATTAGGCCAGTGTATACACATCTTTTCATTCAATATATCTTCAGAAGTTCTGTATTTACTTACTTGAATGAGCAGAATGTTTGATTTTCTAGCTAAATGCAGACGGgcgttcttttgaacttcccaGCGAGGTCAAAACGTTGACTTTCTGGTGAACTTTCTCAGACTCAGAGTGTTGAGTTTATCACCTAGTATGCCTATAATTAATGGGATACTTGCAGGGGGctttaaacaaaactaaaatcaaCTTTTTAGGAATTGTGCATGTGGCGAAGATAAACCTGAACGCCATCCTCACATTTTCCTCATAACTGCTATTTTTTTGAGTCATGAGACTTTCAAGGAATTAATAATTGTTAGACAGTGCACTCTACTGGTCACTCAGTGTCAGTGCATGTGTGCGCCTGTGTCAAAGAGTGCTTCAATAAGTGTTTCAATACCGCATGCAATGCCACCATAttcacaaacaatacaacacCTGTATATTTTTGACTGTGTCAAATGCAAGGACATTTACGacatatttgatatttacattaacatttaaatgtaaatataaactgACTATATCTCCTAAATACATGCTTCTCGAAAtgaattttacacaaaatgGTAGCCTACTTCATATGTTCCATATTTCTAGATGGCTAAAATCAGAGGCAAACACATGGGGAATATGTTCAAAATCTTTAATGAAATACAATGACTGTACTTATCTCAAAAAAGAACAagacaatatttaaataaatacatcctCCTTGTCGTTGTGCTGATAAACATGTTAAAAAGAAGTAGACATCTGAAAAGAACATTGAAACATAAAAATTTGGCATTGTGAAGGGATggatatttcaaatataaaatctCTTTACAAAACAATGTTATAAGTTTATAATAGTTTAGTCAGCTGTTAGCAAACCTAAAAATGCTAGAGCATTTTACTCTACCGTTTCTCAATAGCATTTACATGTACTCATCCTGACATTTGTAAGGCACTATTAGTTTGAAAATGATCAGGCAATTCAACAGTATTAGTCAACTAAATGGTACAGCTATCTATAAAGAGAAAGTTATGCATGTCTATAACCACCTAGTGGCGATATAGGCCTACCCTGAATTGAACGACCAAAGCTCACCATTTAAAACACTACATGGCTGAAATGGCTTATGGCTGGTGGAGAAAAAGACGACACTTTACTGTTGATAAATGGTTGAAAGGTTCAAGTTTTTACCCCGTCTGTAACATATTGCTGTTTGCTACAGCAAAATACCTCCTCTGTCCAATAGCAGCCTAACTACAAATGTCCATCATAGAgtaaatgcataatttatgGTCAATGCATCTCAATAATAGCATATTAAAGTGCGCCTGAGTTTTTCCTTCTTAATtatgtgatgtcatgtgacgTGAGAGATGGTGACGCTCTCGAAAGTACTCGTGACAGATGGGGCAGGTGAGTTTCTCCTCTCTCCTCCGCCTCACCTGAGCCTCTGCGGCGAACTCTTTCTTATGATGTGACCTCATATGAAACACCAAGTCGGAGGTCATTCGGAACGAGAGGTTGCATTTGGCGCACCAGTTCTGTACTGAAACACCCAATGGGGTGAAAGTAGGGGGGAGAAGTGTCAATGAAGATGTAGACTGCAGCTGGCCACCTATAGCTCTGGTCCAATGCTCGGGCGCGTAATAGAAGGATCCTCCTGTAGCAAGAGGAGCGGACATCACTCCACCGGCATGAGTGCCTGGCAAGTCAGCGTGAAACAGGTGTGAAGCCAATACATTTCTGTATCCTAGAGAAGGTTTCGATTTGAAAGAGTCTGAGATATTATCCGAATCTGGTGGTGAAGGATTCTGAAATTCGGTGATGTTGCGTTTGCTGGGTTCACAGAACGCGCTTTTCTGTTCCGAGTGCGCGCTCTTGGGTACAACGAATGAGAACGCGCTGCAGTCGGATTGTAGGCCTACATCGGACGCCATTACATCTCGTGATGGCTGTTCAGAGTTTGACTGCTCTGGTGGTTTTCTAACCTCAGTGAATGCGCTGTTTTTACTTCTTTTTGACTCACTTGTCGAGAAGTTGTCTGTTGATTCTGACGAATCCTGAAAAAGCGGATAGTCTTTGTTGGCGTTGGCGTTATTAGTGATGTTTGTTTTCTCcaacaaaactgtttttttgcTCCTGGGGCTTAAGGGAGcctcttgttttctttttcgaGGTATGGCCATGTCTTCAGAGGAACCGTTCATTTTGTGCTCGAGATCTCTTGCAATGTTGTGAAAATCTATGACTTTGCGTTGTCGCTTGACTTCTTGTTTCTGTTCGTTGGTTGGCCGGATAATATCAACTTTTTCCTGCGCACATAAAAAACGACAGTGGGCAAGGAAGGGGTTTTCGTTCTTGAAGGCCTGGCCGCATCTCGTACATGTGTAGTCTGCATATGAAGAGAAACAAACGCTGTCAGacaatgatgataatgatgaaaACAATAATAGGCCACtttacataaacacagctgGCAATTTCTTAGAAATGTGATTTGTATCCATGttgttttcatacatttttgaaaactttaatcaatatctatctatctatacattTTCCAATTATGAATAAGAAATTTCCTTAGGGTTAATCCATTTGATCTGAACAAAACGTGCTTtatcataacttttttttttaataggaaaaaaaaaaaaaaaacttcatgtcaaacattcataaagagtgattttcttgtcacatgaaaacaaaatggcttcctGCACTATGGTTATACCATTGCTTTCGTggacaaatgtttttttccccaaatattaatattttacaaaactgctcatttttttacagaaataatgCAGTATTATGCCAAACTACTTATGtgaatattttcttttcaagaatATATGCCTTTTAAtgacttgttttctttttacattcatttttacttcaagccctacaaaaaaaaaaaaaaaagaaagaaattgaaATAGGtgtataagttatttttgtgtaaactatatttgtatgtatttttgtattaatttattcagtCAAAAATACTTTGACCTATGCATGAACATTCCATGACGTTTTGAAGTTACATTAACTGGTTTAACATGATAATGCATTTATGccattaataatgaaaataccgtatttattttgttttttgaaagctGCTACTCACCATCTGTCAGGGCTTTTGTCTTTATGTCTCTGAACCCCAAAAGATGAGACAGCTCCTCGTCGTACCAAACAAGCAGTTCCTCCCCTTGTTTCACATCTCGAATAGTCCGAAAGTGCAGCTGTCCTCCTTTCAAGTAGGCCTCAGTATTCTGGTCTTCTGCGCTGACAGCAGCCTGTACTAACCGTAGCCAAGGAACTACAAATGGAGAGCCTTTCATCGCCTCAGGATCTACCTGTTGATAGAGAGACATATTTGCCATTAGAGGAAATCTACaaccttgttttttttacaagaaaagTCACCATTTGACCTTTTGCACTACATAGTGTAATACAAATTATATGGATTATGCATGCTTCATTTACTAACACTGCACAAAACAATTATTGTAAAGTgcaatctaaaataaaaatcttgagATTAAAAGTGTGAGTGTATGCATGTTTAAATGTGCAGTAAATGTTAAATTACTCACCCGAAATACATATGATTTATTCCGTTTGTCAAAGGATTTCAGTGCAATGAATGCTATAGTGTCATAAAAGTTATTATGAAGAACACATGGTCCGAATGATGTTCCAGCTGGTATATCCTGCGTAACTTGAACACTAGTGAAGAAATCCGAGACGTGGTGATGGAGAAATTTGCTGTCATTAGTCCACAAAGCGCGAGGAATAATACTCTGCTCCATGTTTTATTCCTGAAaatctgaattaaaataatcaaaaaaaaagaggaagacaAGTAAATAATGTATTCATGCTTAAAT from Ctenopharyngodon idella isolate HZGC_01 chromosome 13, HZGC01, whole genome shotgun sequence encodes the following:
- the gdf10a gene encoding growth/differentiation factor 10, with the protein product MTFKCVFLTHLILLWVGSGASEAVWRSARDSTTDALVATDALSQHMFKLYEKYNIEPNRLKEGNTVRSFKAKPENVEQRASYWLNLTSLQGSEVILTSTFHFFFDKRPRQRSWFCKRFKNPSCRMPNFHLLPSVRLLFRSPSFSSAPGSLLGNITVVPHRRGTWQSKDVSVIIKEARDKNHLLITVEFDYGEQYQRFQDQLSPSSLPYLLVYANDLAISEPNSVAVSLQRYDPFIADQQPTQSPDSSPDIRVKRELELDFSDPIENNELPEVEYNSFKQHDMWESAYFALKPKPFKKERRRKGQEHTDGFGKSQVLRFDEKTMKKARRRQWKEPRSCSRRYLKVDFADIGWNEWILSPKSFDAFYCAGTCEFPIPKVVRPSNHATIQSIVKAVGIIPGIPEPCCVPEKMKPLSVLFLDESKNIVLKIYPNMSVETCACR
- the prdm8 gene encoding PR domain zinc finger protein 8, which gives rise to MEQSIIPRALWTNDSKFLHHHVSDFFTSVQVTQDIPAGTSFGPCVLHNNFYDTIAFIALKSFDKRNKSYVFRVDPEAMKGSPFVVPWLRLVQAAVSAEDQNTEAYLKGGQLHFRTIRDVKQGEELLVWYDEELSHLLGFRDIKTKALTDDYTCTRCGQAFKNENPFLAHCRFLCAQEKVDIIRPTNEQKQEVKRQRKVIDFHNIARDLEHKMNGSSEDMAIPRKRKQEAPLSPRSKKTVLLEKTNITNNANANKDYPLFQDSSESTDNFSTSESKRSKNSAFTEVRKPPEQSNSEQPSRDVMASDVGLQSDCSAFSFVVPKSAHSEQKSAFCEPSKRNITEFQNPSPPDSDNISDSFKSKPSLGYRNVLASHLFHADLPGTHAGGVMSAPLATGGSFYYAPEHWTRAIGGQLQSTSSLTLLPPTFTPLGVSVQNWCAKCNLSFRMTSDLVFHMRSHHKKEFAAEAQVRRRREEKLTCPICHEYFRERHHLSRHMTSHN